The proteins below are encoded in one region of Caulobacter henricii:
- a CDS encoding BolA family protein produces MPMSPADLEGRLQAAFPDAEIVLTDLAGDGDHYKARIVSPAFRGLNRVKQHQMVNRALADVLGGTLHALALETAAPPSDPAG; encoded by the coding sequence GTGCCCATGTCTCCCGCCGACCTCGAAGGCCGCCTGCAGGCCGCCTTCCCCGACGCCGAGATCGTCCTGACCGATCTGGCCGGTGACGGCGATCACTACAAGGCCCGTATCGTTTCGCCGGCCTTCCGCGGCCTGAACCGGGTCAAGCAGCACCAGATGGTCAACCGGGCCCTGGCCGATGTGCTGGGTGGGACCCTGCATGCCCTGGCCCTGGAAACCGCCGCCCCGCCCTCGGACCCGGCCGGCTAG
- a CDS encoding M20/M25/M40 family metallo-hydrolase, giving the protein MIHFPAFRIAGLALAITLAAAGSVSAAKPGDKALEDVRILSDDAMQGRAPGTPGSALARAHILKRFGEIGLSPVGDGFEHPFSFDKRDGTRVEAINLLARIPGSTPGGKVLVVSAHYDHLGVRGGEVFNGADDNASGVAGLLAVAEAFKVQPPKHDVILAVLDAEEGGLRGARTFVDNPPVPLSTIGLNINFDMLSKNKKNELYASGASAYPALKPILDAVAATSPVRLMQGHDTDADGPQNNWTSQSDHYVFAAKGVPWVYFGVEDHPEYHRSTDDFATIPQDFFRRSVATVVAASLALERDLDRLQSGH; this is encoded by the coding sequence ATGATTCATTTTCCTGCTTTCCGTATCGCCGGTCTCGCCCTGGCCATTACCTTGGCTGCCGCCGGTTCGGTCAGCGCTGCCAAGCCCGGCGACAAGGCTCTGGAGGACGTTCGCATCCTGTCGGACGACGCCATGCAGGGGCGGGCACCGGGTACGCCGGGATCGGCCCTGGCGCGGGCCCATATCCTCAAGCGCTTCGGCGAGATCGGCCTGTCGCCGGTCGGTGACGGTTTCGAGCACCCGTTCAGCTTCGACAAGCGCGATGGCACCCGGGTGGAGGCCATCAATCTGCTGGCCCGGATTCCAGGGTCCACGCCGGGCGGCAAGGTCCTGGTCGTCTCGGCCCATTACGACCATCTGGGCGTGCGCGGCGGCGAGGTGTTCAACGGTGCCGACGACAACGCCTCGGGCGTGGCGGGTCTGCTGGCGGTGGCCGAGGCCTTCAAGGTCCAGCCTCCCAAACACGATGTGATTCTGGCCGTGCTCGACGCCGAAGAGGGGGGGCTGCGCGGGGCCCGGACCTTTGTCGACAATCCGCCCGTGCCGCTGTCGACGATCGGCCTGAACATCAATTTCGACATGCTGAGCAAGAACAAGAAGAACGAGCTCTATGCCAGTGGCGCTTCGGCCTATCCGGCCCTGAAGCCCATTCTGGACGCCGTGGCGGCGACTTCGCCGGTTCGCCTGATGCAGGGTCACGATACCGACGCCGATGGCCCTCAGAACAACTGGACCAGCCAGTCGGACCATTACGTCTTTGCCGCCAAGGGCGTCCCCTGGGTGTATTTCGGGGTCGAGGACCACCCGGAATACCACCGCAGCACCGACGACTTCGCGACAATCCCGCAGGACTTCTTCCGGCGCTCGGTGGCCACGGTGGTCGCAGCCAGCCTTGCCCTGGAGCGCGACCTGGATCGCCTGCAGTCCGGCCACTGA
- a CDS encoding PAS domain-containing hybrid sensor histidine kinase/response regulator: protein MRDTIIRTSWIVAAVVGAATALDYVINVLILPGAADFSPVSTVIISCLITTPLAFYLTQQQQGLIRLRSDLSNSLAGKQQAIEEAERRRAEAEDALERLRESDRLYRLLSENLTDNINLWSRTGERLYMSPSIERLTGFTVEEWLTLPPEAMTSPEDYAHVQALVRTLVPGGESKIYEYESARKDGTPIWFESTYKRVAGAERELLVTTRDVTERKKLELELTRALGLAQLAVAAKSDFLANMTHELRTPLNAIIGFAGVLKGSTTLSERDARHVGLIQDASNTLLNVVNDVLDFSRLEAGGVELDPQPFDPREMVASCAALIEGQAGAKGLILEVVAPDDVQAMQADAPRLTQVLLNFLSNAVKFTNSGRVTVVVDQRLDGEQGMLRIEVRDTGIGIASHQLDGVFERFSQADAAVSRRFGGTGLGLAISRRIIEQMGGDIGVYSREGEGSRFWFEIRAPLCDLVPEAPREDPAPPDSDQSLHLLLVEDNAVNRELIRTMLEPFGITIETANDGVAGVEAMRQGSFDLVLMDVQMPGMDGLTATRRIRAMTDMPGSRTPIVAMTANVLPEQVANCIAAGMDDHLGKPINPTKLLETVARWSGREHAGAMAV, encoded by the coding sequence ATGCGCGACACGATCATCAGGACCAGCTGGATAGTGGCGGCCGTTGTCGGTGCAGCCACGGCGCTCGACTATGTCATCAACGTCCTGATTCTGCCTGGCGCAGCCGATTTCTCGCCCGTTTCTACCGTTATCATCTCGTGCCTGATTACGACGCCACTGGCCTTTTACCTGACCCAGCAGCAGCAGGGCCTGATCAGGTTGCGGTCCGACCTCTCGAACAGTCTGGCCGGCAAGCAGCAGGCCATCGAGGAGGCGGAACGCCGGCGGGCCGAAGCCGAAGACGCCCTGGAGCGTTTACGGGAAAGCGATCGCCTCTATCGCCTTTTGTCAGAGAACCTGACCGACAACATCAATCTGTGGTCCAGGACCGGCGAGCGACTCTACATGTCACCGTCGATCGAACGCCTGACCGGCTTTACGGTCGAGGAGTGGCTGACCTTGCCGCCTGAAGCCATGACCAGCCCCGAGGACTATGCCCATGTCCAGGCGCTGGTGCGCACCCTGGTGCCGGGCGGCGAGTCGAAGATCTATGAGTACGAAAGTGCTCGCAAGGACGGCACGCCGATCTGGTTCGAAAGCACCTACAAGCGCGTGGCCGGCGCTGAGCGGGAGCTGCTGGTTACGACGCGCGACGTCACGGAGCGCAAAAAGCTGGAACTGGAGCTGACCCGGGCGTTGGGGCTGGCCCAGTTGGCGGTGGCGGCCAAGTCCGACTTCCTGGCCAACATGACTCACGAACTTCGCACCCCGCTGAACGCCATCATCGGTTTCGCCGGCGTGCTGAAGGGGTCGACCACCCTGTCCGAGCGCGATGCGCGCCATGTGGGCCTGATCCAGGACGCCAGCAATACCCTGCTCAATGTCGTCAATGACGTGCTGGACTTTTCACGGCTCGAAGCCGGCGGGGTCGAGCTGGATCCGCAACCCTTTGACCCCCGCGAGATGGTCGCCTCCTGTGCCGCCCTGATTGAAGGACAGGCCGGGGCCAAGGGCCTGATCCTGGAGGTCGTGGCACCGGACGATGTGCAAGCCATGCAGGCCGATGCACCGCGTCTGACCCAGGTTTTGCTGAACTTCCTGTCCAATGCGGTGAAGTTCACCAATAGCGGCCGGGTCACCGTCGTGGTCGATCAGCGACTGGACGGCGAACAGGGGATGCTGCGCATCGAGGTGCGCGATACCGGTATCGGCATCGCCAGCCACCAGCTGGATGGTGTGTTTGAGCGCTTTTCACAGGCCGATGCGGCGGTGTCGCGTCGGTTCGGCGGCACGGGTCTGGGCCTGGCCATTTCCCGCCGCATCATCGAGCAGATGGGCGGCGATATCGGCGTCTATAGCCGCGAGGGCGAGGGGTCGCGCTTCTGGTTTGAAATCCGGGCTCCGCTCTGTGACCTGGTGCCGGAAGCGCCCAGGGAAGACCCCGCCCCGCCGGATTCGGATCAGTCCCTCCACCTGCTGCTGGTCGAGGACAATGCGGTCAATCGCGAGCTGATCCGCACCATGCTCGAACCCTTCGGCATCACGATCGAAACCGCCAATGACGGTGTTGCGGGCGTCGAGGCCATGCGTCAGGGCAGCTTTGATCTGGTGCTGATGGATGTCCAGATGCCGGGGATGGATGGCCTGACCGCCACGCGCCGGATCCGGGCCATGACCGACATGCCGGGATCACGCACGCCGATTGTCGCCATGACCGCCAATGTCCTGCCCGAACAGGTCGCCAACTGCATCGCGGCCGGCATGGATGATCACCTGGGCAAGCCGATCAATCCGACCAAGCTGCTGGAAACCGTCGCGCGCTGGTCCGGGCGCGAACATGCCGGAGCCATGGCGGTCTAG
- a CDS encoding fasciclin domain-containing protein: MKKSTLLAFAGVLSMSCAGTAMAAMDHHGAHHGKTVMVGGAAMYPSRNIIENAVNSKDHTTLVAAVKAAGLVETLSSPGPFTVFAPTNAAFAKLPAGTVETLVKPENKATLTTILTYHVVAGRLTAADIAAKAMAGGGKAVLTTVQGEPITIAKGHHGWTITDAKGGVSNITVADVLQSNGVIHVIDTVLMP; the protein is encoded by the coding sequence ATGAAGAAGTCCACACTGCTCGCCTTTGCTGGCGTGCTTTCGATGTCCTGCGCCGGGACTGCTATGGCGGCGATGGATCACCACGGCGCTCATCATGGAAAAACTGTGATGGTCGGTGGTGCGGCCATGTATCCGAGCCGTAATATTATCGAGAATGCCGTCAATTCCAAGGATCACACCACCCTGGTTGCCGCCGTCAAGGCCGCCGGTCTGGTCGAGACGCTGTCCAGCCCCGGCCCGTTCACGGTGTTCGCGCCCACCAATGCCGCCTTTGCCAAATTGCCGGCCGGCACGGTCGAGACCCTGGTCAAGCCTGAGAACAAGGCCACCCTGACCACCATCCTGACCTATCACGTCGTCGCAGGCCGGCTGACCGCAGCCGACATCGCCGCCAAGGCCATGGCGGGCGGCGGCAAGGCCGTTCTGACCACCGTCCAGGGTGAGCCGATCACCATCGCCAAGGGCCATCACGGCTGGACCATCACCGACGCCAAGGGCGGGGTGTCCAATATCACCGTGGCGGACGTGCTGCAGTCCAATGGCGTGATCCACGTCATCGACACCGTGCTGATGCCCTGA
- a CDS encoding DUF3313 family protein, whose protein sequence is MMKRLTPILAVIGLPLALAACATAAPERSGFLSGYDSLQAPERGGRAKVRQFQDLPALLTVQRISLTPAILSDGADQRSPLTPVERDAVLREVDAQLCFELSKRYEIVPTDKADAEVRAAVTWFEPTGRFASAASAASAFFIPGPIGLRAPGTLGGLGVEAEMRTDGGKRQVAALAWARRAMAVGTDDPSLSRLGDALQFAEPFADAAASVMSPKDRKRLKIDSKTDPCKAYGDRFQPGGLAARMITNLYVPDSRDGAATKAPPPKN, encoded by the coding sequence ATGATGAAACGTCTGACGCCCATACTGGCCGTTATCGGCCTGCCCCTGGCCCTGGCCGCCTGTGCCACGGCCGCACCGGAGCGTTCGGGGTTCCTGAGCGGCTATGACAGCCTGCAGGCACCGGAACGGGGCGGTCGGGCCAAGGTCCGGCAGTTTCAGGACCTACCCGCCCTTCTGACCGTCCAGCGGATCTCGCTGACGCCGGCGATCCTGTCAGACGGTGCCGATCAGCGCTCTCCCCTCACCCCGGTCGAGCGCGATGCCGTTTTGCGCGAGGTGGATGCACAGCTCTGTTTTGAACTGTCCAAGCGTTATGAGATCGTGCCGACCGACAAGGCCGATGCCGAGGTCCGCGCGGCCGTGACCTGGTTCGAGCCGACGGGCCGGTTCGCCTCGGCAGCTTCGGCCGCGTCCGCCTTCTTCATTCCCGGCCCGATCGGGCTCCGCGCGCCCGGGACCCTGGGCGGATTGGGCGTCGAGGCGGAAATGCGCACGGACGGCGGCAAGCGTCAGGTCGCCGCCCTGGCCTGGGCCCGCCGCGCCATGGCCGTCGGCACCGATGATCCGTCCCTGTCGCGCCTGGGTGACGCCCTGCAGTTTGCCGAACCCTTCGCGGACGCTGCGGCCTCGGTGATGAGCCCCAAGGACCGCAAGCGCCTGAAGATCGACTCCAAGACCGACCCCTGCAAGGCCTATGGCGACCGCTTCCAGCCCGGGGGCCTGGCCGCCCGGATGATCACCAATCTTTACGTGCCGGATTCAAGGGACGGCGCGGCCACCAAGGCCCCGCCGCCCAAGAACTAG